AGGAAGTTTTAGAAGTCGCAGTTTATTCGCAACGGTTGATTGACCTTTTCCCAACCGTTGTGCTAATGCTTCCTGTGTCAAATTATGCAATTCAATTAATTTCCCATAGGCAACTGCCTCTTCTATAGGAGACAGCTCTTCTCTTTGTAAGTTTTCAATTAATGCGACAGAAGCAGTTTCTGTATCATTTAAATTTTTTATAATAGCTGGAACCGTTTCCCAACCTAATGTTTGTACTGCTCGCCAACGTCGTTCCCCTGCGATAATTTCATATTGGCCTTTGTCAAACTCACGCAAGACAATGGGTTGAATAATTCCATGAGTGTGAATGGTTCTTGCCAGTTCTACTATTTTCCCTTCATCAAAAATAGTCCTTGGTTGAAAGCGATTTGGTACAATTTGAGAAACAGGAATTTGCTTTACTTCTTCTCTCTCACTCGCCGATAACTCTTCCTCTTTTTCGCTTAAGCTAAAGAAACGAGAGAAAGGATGCTTCATCGTCCTACACCACCTTTGAGAAACTCCCATAATACATATTCTCTCTCATGCTGACAAGTTCCTTCATGATCAGCTTGAGATTTCGTTTTTTCGTTTTGCATTTTTCGACAATAAATTTTTCTTCCCCACCTTATTCATGGCATTTGCTCATGATTTAAGAATAGCTTTTATTTCGCACTATTTCTTGGGAAATATCCCTCTATGTAAAAAGGAGAAACAGCCATCACAGCTATTTCAACTTGATTGTTGTGAAGGTTTGCTTAAAAAAAAAGCAATTCATTATTCAATCGGCATTTTATTGGGTGTCCCTGGTTTCCGGGGATATTTTTTAGGTGTTGCTTTGACTTTTTTTATGAAAATGATATTTCTTTCGCTCTCTTCAATAGGCAATTGGAAGTGATGAACCTCTTCAAATTGTCCTCCAAGCACC
The sequence above is a segment of the Oikeobacillus pervagus genome. Coding sequences within it:
- the noc gene encoding nucleoid occlusion protein, with the protein product MKHPFSRFFSLSEKEEELSASEREEVKQIPVSQIVPNRFQPRTIFDEGKIVELARTIHTHGIIQPIVLREFDKGQYEIIAGERRWRAVQTLGWETVPAIIKNLNDTETASVALIENLQREELSPIEEAVAYGKLIELHNLTQEALAQRLGKGQSTVANKLRLLKLPQDIQDALLQKAITERHARALIPLKDHEKQLQLMNEIIDKSLNVKQTEERVIKMLDQTEKKPKPRRKAFSKDMRIAVNTIRQSLSMVSDSGIKLDSEEEDLEEYYQFTIRIPKKK